The sequence AATCTGCCTAGAAGGGTTAGCTATCACGGATTGTTCATTTATTGTTGAGGAAGACTTTGACGACACCAACGATACAGGTTTATCTATTGAAGAGTTGGAAAATTTATCCTTTGATACTGAAATTGTATATGATTTACATAAAGGTAGAGCATTCAGCTATGATGAAGTGAGAAATTTATTAAAAACAGAGGATTGCAAGATAATTGTATTTGCTGGAGATGCAGAAAGCGGCAAGACAACTCTAATGGCTTCCCTAAATGATGCCTTTCAGCATGGCAAATTTGAGAATTTTATCTTTGCAGGATCATTGACTCTCCCAGCCTTTGAAGAAAGGTGCTTTAATGCACGGATTTCTTCAAAAGGTGGAAAGCCTTCTACTCCACGCACTCGACTTACATCTACAGAAATATTCCTTCATCTAAAGATCAGAGACAAAGAAGTTTCTTATCCTCCAGTCTCTCTTCTATTGTGTGATTTGAGCGGAGAGCTATTCATAAACTCCATAAGCGATTTAGAACATGCAAAATCTCTTATGATTGTAGAAAAGGCTAATCATTTTTCTTTATTGCTAGATGGAGAGAAAATTATGGACAAAAGCCAAAGACACTTATTGCTAAGCGATACTAAAGATATTATTAGAGTATTTTTCCAAATTGGCTATTTAAAAAAGGAAACTCCGATTGAATTTATAATTACTAAATGGGATCTAATTCCAATAGATAAAGATCCTAAAATAGGAGAATATATTGAATTTCTATATAAAGACTTGATCGCTTGTATAAATGATTTTACAAGTAGCAGCAATATAACATTTGTTAAAACTGCCGCCAGGTCAATAGGGGTAAATGAAGTCGAAGACGGCTTTGGATTAGAAAATCTTATTTCTTTATGGAGCCGCAAGGAGCAATCTAAATCGGTTGAAAAGATAGAACCATATCACCCCAAAATTTCTGCTCTTAGAGGCTGGTTATCTTTTGGTGCTCGGAAAGTAAGGAGAGTACTTTGAAAAAAAGCAAAAAAATCGCGATCCTTGGCTTAGTAAATTCTGGCAAATCTACTTTTTTAGCTGCTTTATGGCATATCCTAAAAAACAATAAAACAAAGGCGAGTTTAGCAATAAGTGCTCTTCCCGAAAATAGCACATATTTAACGGAAATCTCAAGAAGCTGGCTACAGTTTAAGGAATTGTCAAGAACACCCACAAAAAGATGGTATGAAAATCCATTAACTTTAAAAGATAGAGCTAATGAAAAAGAGTATGATATATTAATCCCTGATCTCGCTGGAGAAACATTTTTTCATCAATGGTTTCATAGACAATGGCAAGGAAAATATAAAAGCCTTGTAGAAGAATCTAGTAATTATATATTGTTCATACATCCAAGCGTAGAAAAACCCGAACTTCTTTCTGTAGTCAGAAGAGCATATTCAAAAAGATTTAATGAGGAGCTGCCAGCAGAAGAGAGCCCAGAAGAACCTACAATCAAAGTATGGAATCCAGAAAAATCGCCAACGCAAGTCATTTTAGTCGAATTACTGCAGTTTATTATGCAATTCAAAAAATCTAAAATAAGGATCGCGATCGTAATTTCTGCCTGGGATTTAGTGAATAACGATCCATTATGCAAATTTAAGCTACCTACCAATTGGCTAAATGGAAATCTACCATTACTATACCAATATTTAACTGCTAATCCAGAGTATTTTTGTTTTAAAACCTTTGGAATTAGTGCACAGGGAGGAGATTTGCAAACGCAAAAAGCGCAACTTCTTGAACATGAGAATGCATCTGAAAGAATAATAGTGGCTTCGGATACCGACACTAGCAATGATATTACTGAGCCTATAAAATGGCTTATGGAGGAAATTTGACTTTCGATCTTAGACAACCGATTAAAATTCATCAGACTCTGCACGGGTATAGTGCAGGCCACAAATTACTTGCCTCCTCTTTAGATCTTCCAGAGTTTACCAAGATACAAATGCTATCAATGAGTGACTATAACCCAAGCGCCAATAAATCATTACATCGTTCAATATTAACTGGCTATCCCCTAAAAGGAGTCGCTGCATATGCTTTAGCAAAAACTTGGCCAGACCACAGACAAAAAAGACCTGGCTGCGTCTGGACACACACATTAATTATTGGCTTTACTGAGATTGCCAGAATCACTAGTGGCTTATCTCTTCTCCCATTTTTTGTTCCACCTTCTGAAAATAGCACCATGAAGCACGTTGAAGCTCCAATCTTGCTATTTCAAAATACCCCCTACTACAAAGCATTTGATCAAGAAAAGGAAAGCACGATGATTTATGCTGATTTAATAAGATCATATTGCAATACAAAAAGTGATAGTTTTATTTATGAAAATCATGAAAATTTAGATAGTAGTTTACTGGAAGAGCTAGCTTTAAAGTTCTGGAGCCAATTGTGGCCTCGAAGTCGTCGATCTCTTACATTTCGAGCTGGATCGTTTTTGATAGAAGAAGATAATAGACATTTTGATTTAATGTTACCTGAACAGGTACATAACAACCATCTGTTTAATATATCAATGAAGACTGCTGAGTCGAATGACGAAATTCAATGGTCAACCTATGCTTCTCTAGATACTCTTAAACCTCAACCCTCAAACCTTAGTCTATTTTTAAGAAGATATAGTCTTGACGTCTATGATGAAAAGAAAGCCCTGAAAGAGCTAGTTAAAATATTTCAATATATTCATGATTCACCTCATGTGTCACTTGAAAGTGTATTAAAGTATTTAAGTGTGATATTCGAAGACAAAAATGAAGGAACGAAGCTTAAAGAGGATTTAATTAATGGTGGGAATCATAAAAACATTTTTGGATTTTCAGATTTTACTATCTTAAACGCTTTACTTAGTATAAATGACATATCATTTATACAAATTGATTTGACTGATATTAGACATAGAGCAGAAAAAATATGGTCTACACACAAAAATTCCTCTATTGAACTAATAAATATCGCAATGTCCCTCAGGGACAACCCACTTGGGATTGAAATTATAACTGGGATATCTATGGCCATCTCCGATAAAGATATACCCTTTTTCTCGAATTTACCAAAAAATTTACAGACGCTATTGCTGCAACATAACCCACGTTTAACTGAATTTCCCATGTTATGGCAATCAACCCAGCTCGAAAATTCTGAAATCTTTGATATAGTAGAAGAATACTATTCAACGATGCCAACTGATGTTCAAAAACTGTTTGTCAACTCCATTTTAACTGCAGATGCCGTAAATTTAATTAATGATATCTATAGATTATTTGGAGGACTAATAATTATTTGGTTATTAGACTGGTATTCAATTAATAAGAGTAACAATATTTTATTTGTAGAAAAGTTAAAGCAATTATCAATATTACACCCCGAGAGAATAATCGAGTGGCTACACGGATCACAGGTAATCAACTATGATATTTTATACTTAGTATCAAAATCAATTGATCCAGCGAATAGTGAATTTGATAAAGTACCCGACTTAGTCTGGGAAGATATGTATGACCATATTTCAATTAACTTAAATCCTTCAGAAACTACTTTAAGATTTGCAGCTCTAATATTTTCTTTAGCTATAAAAAGAAAACAGATGCGTGACTTTAAATATATTCAACGCACTATGCCGATTCTTCATAAAATGGCGGAAAACGATAATCTGCCATTTGAAATATGGAGACTTATCAGAGATTGGTTGCCTTCTCTTGGTTATCACGAATGGGATAAATGTGAGAAAATTCGTAGAGCAGTTGCCTTGTTCTGCAATGATGCTGATGTAAAAATCAATGACATACTTAATCTGGAGATAGGTGATAAAAATTTACGATTAATGATAAAATATGGAGAGAATGAAAAGTCCACGAGGAAATATTTCAAAAGACTAATAGAATTTATTAAGAACACCGAAACTGTTGACAAAATACGCAAAAAGAACTTAATACCATAGACTACCTGAGGTGTGAGTGAAATAATACTGTTGAATCTATCTTCAAAAAGAATCGAGTAGAGGCGTTCAATTGTCTTTAACTGATTTGTTTCACCTAT is a genomic window of Deinococcus misasensis DSM 22328 containing:
- a CDS encoding TRAFAC clade GTPase domain-containing protein — encoded protein: MERLVCKQKDCTFNTQGICLEGLAITDCSFIVEEDFDDTNDTGLSIEELENLSFDTEIVYDLHKGRAFSYDEVRNLLKTEDCKIIVFAGDAESGKTTLMASLNDAFQHGKFENFIFAGSLTLPAFEERCFNARISSKGGKPSTPRTRLTSTEIFLHLKIRDKEVSYPPVSLLLCDLSGELFINSISDLEHAKSLMIVEKANHFSLLLDGEKIMDKSQRHLLLSDTKDIIRVFFQIGYLKKETPIEFIITKWDLIPIDKDPKIGEYIEFLYKDLIACINDFTSSSNITFVKTAARSIGVNEVEDGFGLENLISLWSRKEQSKSVEKIEPYHPKISALRGWLSFGARKVRRVL
- a CDS encoding TRAFAC clade GTPase domain-containing protein, with amino-acid sequence MKKSKKIAILGLVNSGKSTFLAALWHILKNNKTKASLAISALPENSTYLTEISRSWLQFKELSRTPTKRWYENPLTLKDRANEKEYDILIPDLAGETFFHQWFHRQWQGKYKSLVEESSNYILFIHPSVEKPELLSVVRRAYSKRFNEELPAEESPEEPTIKVWNPEKSPTQVILVELLQFIMQFKKSKIRIAIVISAWDLVNNDPLCKFKLPTNWLNGNLPLLYQYLTANPEYFCFKTFGISAQGGDLQTQKAQLLEHENASERIIVASDTDTSNDITEPIKWLMEEI